From Solwaraspora sp. WMMD1047, the proteins below share one genomic window:
- a CDS encoding MarR family transcriptional regulator, whose protein sequence is MPHEPTRASAIADLMRAGRETSRLSMVFRYAIAERLGLTVSDLECLDYLADVGSATAGQVAERTNLTTGAVTSMLRRLQQAGYVTAERDPADRRRVIVTLRPERVAELERPYERFAERAEQLIEGYSVEEVMLLVRHNDRLQAMYRAELDRLRDIDTAGQPA, encoded by the coding sequence ATGCCCCACGAGCCGACCCGCGCGTCCGCGATCGCCGACCTGATGCGCGCCGGCAGGGAGACGTCGCGCCTGTCGATGGTCTTCCGGTACGCCATCGCGGAGCGGCTCGGCCTCACCGTCAGCGACCTGGAGTGCCTGGACTACCTGGCGGACGTCGGATCCGCCACCGCGGGGCAGGTCGCCGAGCGGACCAATCTCACCACCGGGGCGGTGACCAGCATGCTCCGCCGGCTGCAGCAGGCGGGCTACGTGACGGCCGAGCGCGATCCGGCGGACCGGCGCCGGGTGATCGTCACCCTGCGGCCGGAGCGGGTCGCCGAGCTGGAGCGGCCGTACGAGCGGTTCGCCGAGCGGGCGGAGCAGCTCATCGAGGGCTACAGCGTCGAGGAGGTCATGCTGCTGGTCCGGCACAACGACCGCCTGCAGGCGATGTACCGCGCCGAGCTGGACCGCCTCCGCGACATCGACACCGCTGGGCAGCCCGCCTGA
- a CDS encoding phospholipid carrier-dependent glycosyltransferase, with protein sequence MSSLLGRPRALAQNTPPAPGDPPASAAGPLGWLRRNRRWWYPLVVVTLLAQLAVAMVVAAMAQSPTIDEPVYVGAAAHYWQQHSLWYNPEHPPLGKLIIGVGLAVAEPRLDPQFNGNQSELGRHVLYEAGNDADQLMLLARLPMIVLTLGFGLVVFGFARELTGPGGALAALALYAFSPDVIAHGSLATLDVATAGFLLTSVWLLWRARRRPWRYLPLAGLTLGAALATKMSTLAVVPVLLILAAWSVWHARTPARPAAAPLPPSSPAPASRLRRVAVAGGAAVALGLLVVLTVWVVYLAVDPRLRAAPAAAPAVDGVRGFLLDLLPFPTSFRNGMLIQFAFEDGVWGGYLFGERYTGSRWYYLPAALLVKTPLGALVLWLAGVVAMLAVPRLRAAAGYLLLPAAVLLIVAMTGSRNLGVRYAIFLPIFLAVAAAAVTAVPWRRPSVARAGVLALVALVAISSLRAFPFYLPYANEAFGGPARTHQHLHDSNVDWGQDLPRLADRLRERYPDERVWLAYKGAGVPAYYGIQAADPLQAPPAEVRGLLVVSNSWVATVGGPLRELIDSSEPIDHVGHSMTIYRRR encoded by the coding sequence GTGAGTTCCCTACTCGGGCGACCGCGTGCCCTCGCCCAGAACACGCCGCCGGCCCCGGGCGACCCGCCAGCCTCGGCTGCGGGTCCGCTCGGTTGGCTTCGGCGCAACCGGCGCTGGTGGTATCCGCTGGTGGTGGTGACGCTGCTGGCGCAGCTGGCGGTCGCGATGGTGGTCGCGGCGATGGCGCAGTCCCCGACCATCGACGAGCCGGTCTACGTGGGTGCGGCGGCGCACTACTGGCAGCAGCACAGCCTCTGGTACAACCCGGAGCACCCGCCGCTCGGCAAACTGATCATCGGGGTGGGGCTGGCGGTCGCCGAGCCGCGGCTGGACCCCCAGTTCAACGGCAACCAGTCGGAGCTCGGCCGACACGTGCTGTACGAGGCCGGCAACGACGCCGACCAGCTGATGTTGCTGGCCCGGCTGCCGATGATCGTGCTGACCCTCGGGTTCGGGCTCGTCGTGTTCGGGTTCGCCAGGGAGCTGACCGGGCCGGGCGGCGCGCTGGCCGCCCTGGCCCTCTACGCGTTCTCGCCCGACGTGATCGCGCACGGCTCGCTGGCCACCCTCGACGTGGCGACCGCCGGCTTCCTGTTGACCTCGGTCTGGCTGCTGTGGCGGGCCCGGCGTCGGCCCTGGCGCTATCTGCCGCTGGCCGGGCTGACGCTCGGTGCGGCGCTGGCCACCAAGATGAGCACCCTGGCGGTGGTGCCGGTCCTGCTGATCCTGGCGGCCTGGTCGGTCTGGCACGCCCGCACACCGGCCCGGCCCGCAGCCGCGCCTCTGCCGCCGTCCTCGCCCGCGCCTGCGTCCCGGCTGCGGCGGGTGGCGGTCGCGGGCGGGGCGGCGGTCGCGCTCGGGTTGCTGGTGGTGCTGACCGTGTGGGTGGTCTACCTCGCGGTCGACCCGCGGCTGCGGGCGGCGCCGGCCGCGGCGCCGGCGGTGGACGGCGTACGCGGATTCCTGCTCGACCTGCTGCCGTTCCCGACCTCGTTCCGCAACGGCATGCTGATCCAGTTCGCCTTCGAGGACGGGGTCTGGGGCGGCTACCTGTTCGGTGAGCGGTACACCGGTTCCCGCTGGTACTACCTGCCGGCCGCGCTGCTGGTGAAGACGCCGCTCGGGGCGCTGGTGCTCTGGCTGGCCGGGGTGGTCGCGATGCTGGCGGTGCCGCGATTGCGCGCGGCGGCCGGGTATCTGCTGCTCCCGGCGGCGGTGTTGCTGATCGTCGCGATGACCGGCTCGCGCAACCTGGGTGTCCGGTACGCGATCTTCCTGCCGATCTTCCTCGCCGTGGCGGCGGCCGCCGTGACGGCTGTGCCGTGGCGGCGGCCAAGCGTAGCCCGGGCCGGCGTGCTGGCCCTCGTCGCGCTGGTCGCGATCAGTTCACTGCGCGCCTTTCCGTTCTATCTCCCGTACGCCAACGAGGCGTTCGGGGGTCCGGCCCGGACCCATCAGCACCTGCATGATTCCAATGTGGACTGGGGGCAGGATCTGCCCCGGCTGGCGGACCGGCTGCGGGAGCGGTATCCGGACGAGCGGGTGTGGCTGGCGTACAAGGGGGCCGGGGTGCCGGCGTACTACGGCATCCAGGCGGCCGATCCGCTGCAGGCGCCACCGGCTGAGGTACGCGGCCTGCTGGTGGTGTCGAACAGTTGGGTGGCGACGGTCGGTGGCCCGCTCCGGGAGCTGATCGACAGCAGCGAGCCGATCGATCACGTCGGTCACTCGATGACCATCTACCGCCGCCGGTAG
- a CDS encoding WYL domain-containing protein produces MPKTSARLLALLSLLQARRDWSGTALADRLEISLRTVRRDVDRLRELGYPIRTVKGPDGGYRLDAGAQLPPLLFDDDQAIAIAVALQLVTGSGAGVQEGAARALTTLRQVMPARLRHRLDMMRITVVEQPTTRPEEPVSTAVLTAVGAAVQAREVLRFDYAPAGAAPHADAPRRVEPHHLITWNGRWYLVAWDLDRGDWRTYRADRINPRTPTGPRFTPRQLPAPDVATFVAGRFRGSETASDWPCVGEVILHLPAAVVATYTRDGSIEDLGPDRCKLELGSWSWTSLAAALGRYGADIEVIQPAELRAAFAELARRYARAAAG; encoded by the coding sequence GTGCCGAAGACCTCTGCCCGACTTCTGGCCCTACTGTCGCTGCTGCAGGCCCGCCGCGACTGGTCCGGCACGGCGCTGGCCGACCGCCTGGAGATCAGCCTGCGTACCGTGCGGCGCGACGTCGATCGGCTGCGCGAACTCGGCTACCCGATCCGGACCGTGAAAGGCCCGGACGGCGGGTACCGGCTCGACGCCGGAGCCCAGCTGCCCCCGCTGCTCTTCGACGACGACCAGGCCATCGCCATCGCGGTCGCCCTCCAACTCGTCACCGGCTCCGGCGCAGGCGTCCAGGAGGGCGCGGCCCGGGCGCTGACCACCCTCCGGCAGGTGATGCCCGCCCGGCTCCGGCACCGCCTCGACATGATGCGGATCACCGTCGTCGAACAACCCACCACCCGACCGGAGGAACCGGTCAGCACAGCGGTGCTGACGGCCGTCGGGGCCGCCGTGCAGGCCCGCGAGGTACTGCGGTTCGACTACGCCCCAGCCGGCGCCGCGCCGCACGCCGACGCACCGCGCCGGGTGGAACCCCACCACCTCATCACCTGGAACGGACGCTGGTATCTCGTCGCCTGGGACCTCGACCGCGGCGACTGGCGCACCTACCGCGCCGACCGCATCAACCCGCGTACCCCGACCGGGCCGCGTTTCACCCCGCGGCAGCTACCCGCCCCTGACGTGGCCACCTTCGTCGCCGGCCGGTTCCGCGGCTCCGAGACAGCCTCGGACTGGCCGTGCGTCGGCGAGGTGATCCTCCACCTTCCCGCCGCTGTCGTCGCCACCTACACCCGCGACGGGTCGATCGAAGACCTCGGCCCCGACCGCTGCAAGCTCGAACTGGGCTCCTGGTCCTGGACCAGCCTGGCCGCCGCCCTCGGCCGCTACGGCGCCGACATCGAGGTCATCCAGCCGGCGGAACTCAGGGCCGCCTTCGCCGAACTCGCCCGCCGGTACGCCAGGGCAGCGGCCGGGTAA
- a CDS encoding DUF4360 domain-containing protein, protein MRKLLVRGGVVLLLLASTFVAGAPASARGVMDDPPDDQVVIDLVAMAGSGCLPGTADVAVSPDNTAFTTIYSDFVVQAGPGISSVDGRRNCQLNVLVHAPAGHTFAVVKVDYRGYGLLDAGAIASHRANYYFQGMAESTTSNFSFPTPLDDIWIISEEVPIASVVWAPCGEQRNLNINTELRLSQGTSTQTSFLAMDSTDGSIETVYHLAWQPCPS, encoded by the coding sequence ATGCGAAAACTGCTGGTGCGTGGCGGAGTGGTGCTGCTGCTGCTCGCTTCGACGTTTGTCGCGGGCGCACCCGCGTCCGCCAGGGGGGTCATGGACGACCCGCCCGATGACCAGGTGGTCATCGACCTGGTCGCGATGGCCGGCTCCGGATGTCTGCCCGGCACGGCGGATGTCGCGGTCTCCCCGGACAACACCGCCTTCACCACCATCTACAGCGACTTCGTGGTCCAGGCCGGACCCGGCATCTCGTCCGTCGACGGCCGCCGGAACTGCCAGCTCAACGTGCTCGTGCACGCCCCGGCGGGCCACACCTTCGCGGTCGTGAAGGTGGACTACCGCGGCTACGGGCTGCTGGATGCGGGCGCCATCGCCTCGCATCGCGCCAACTACTACTTCCAGGGGATGGCGGAGAGCACCACCAGCAACTTCTCGTTCCCCACCCCGCTCGACGACATCTGGATCATCAGCGAGGAGGTGCCGATCGCCTCCGTCGTCTGGGCTCCCTGCGGTGAGCAGCGCAACCTCAACATCAACACTGAGCTTCGGCTGAGCCAGGGCACGTCCACCCAGACCAGCTTCCTCGCCATGGACTCCACCGACGGCAGCATCGAGACCGTCTACCACCTCGCCTGGCAGCCCTGCCCGTCCTGA
- a CDS encoding VOC family protein encodes MAISTTTHLNFHGDARAALEFYQAVFGGRLTVVAYGDFGMPKELPDADKVVFGQVTADNGFRIMAYDVPGQAAATAAPAATTRENGMTVTGERFFVSVRGDNAEEVGALWDKLADGAEVIEKYGPSQWAPGFGMLKDRFGVTWILDVAAPYAG; translated from the coding sequence ATGGCCATCTCCACCACGACCCACCTGAACTTCCACGGCGACGCGCGCGCGGCCCTGGAGTTCTACCAGGCTGTGTTCGGCGGTCGGCTCACGGTCGTCGCGTACGGCGACTTCGGCATGCCGAAGGAACTGCCCGACGCCGACAAGGTCGTCTTCGGTCAGGTCACGGCCGACAACGGCTTCCGCATCATGGCCTACGACGTGCCGGGCCAGGCCGCTGCCACCGCCGCTCCGGCCGCCACCACCCGGGAGAACGGCATGACGGTGACCGGGGAGCGGTTCTTCGTCTCCGTCCGGGGCGACAACGCCGAGGAGGTCGGCGCGCTCTGGGACAAGCTCGCCGACGGCGCCGAGGTGATCGAGAAGTACGGCCCGTCGCAGTGGGCTCCGGGGTTCGGGATGCTCAAGGATCGCTTCGGTGTCACCTGGATCCTCGACGTCGCCGCCCCGTACGCCGGCTGA
- a CDS encoding NAD(P)/FAD-dependent oxidoreductase codes for MGISTDFSVAIAGAGLSGLCLAQYLRRAGVDVHVYERDPGPFVRRQGYRIILDRHGLAALRESLPRPLYRLALATGDEPGGHLRFTDARLRDAFTIHFKDEQQHATRQVDRLTLRSILQSGLDGRIHYGKAAVAVDSGGAKLRLRFSDGTVAAATVVVGADGVGSALRPQLMPDANPTRTPMVGIYGRTLLRPDGVSVIPDALRTSGVLAIADRPGRAFFFTSMRFGERPPQAFARLAPGSYAPTGDDYVMWGLLLRQEEVPTEIREDLRALWELAAQKSTDFHPLIRRLVTSSELDATVLNVFATGRRPRQWTVPRATMMGDAVHAMPPFGAQGGNTALRDAALLGQQLVEARAGGMSVEEAIARYQDEMVPYAFRAVDTAAGLMRRLTGSAAAPHWVLTRVLPRLHRVTVPEA; via the coding sequence ATGGGCATATCGACTGACTTCTCCGTGGCGATCGCCGGGGCCGGCCTCTCCGGCCTCTGCCTCGCCCAGTACCTGCGGCGCGCCGGCGTCGACGTGCACGTCTACGAGCGGGACCCGGGACCCTTCGTCCGGCGGCAGGGCTACCGGATCATCCTCGACCGGCACGGGCTGGCGGCGCTGCGCGAGAGCCTGCCCCGCCCGCTGTACCGCCTGGCGCTGGCCACCGGCGACGAGCCCGGCGGGCACCTGCGCTTCACCGACGCCCGGCTGCGGGACGCCTTCACCATCCACTTCAAGGACGAGCAGCAGCACGCGACCCGCCAGGTCGATCGGCTGACCCTGCGGTCGATCCTGCAGTCCGGGCTGGACGGGCGCATCCACTACGGCAAAGCCGCCGTCGCGGTGGACAGCGGCGGGGCGAAGCTGCGGCTACGGTTCTCCGACGGCACGGTCGCCGCGGCGACCGTCGTGGTGGGCGCGGACGGCGTCGGCTCGGCGCTGCGCCCGCAACTCATGCCGGACGCGAACCCGACCAGAACCCCGATGGTGGGCATCTACGGCCGGACGCTGCTGCGGCCCGACGGCGTCAGCGTCATCCCGGACGCGCTGCGTACCAGTGGGGTCCTGGCCATCGCCGACCGGCCGGGCCGGGCATTCTTCTTCACCTCCATGCGGTTCGGCGAGCGCCCGCCGCAGGCGTTCGCGCGGCTGGCCCCGGGCAGCTACGCGCCCACCGGCGACGACTACGTCATGTGGGGGTTGCTGCTGCGGCAGGAGGAGGTGCCCACCGAGATCCGCGAGGACCTGCGGGCGCTGTGGGAACTGGCCGCCCAGAAGAGTACGGACTTCCACCCGCTCATCCGGCGGCTGGTCACCTCGTCCGAGCTCGACGCCACGGTGCTCAACGTCTTCGCCACCGGCCGGCGCCCACGCCAGTGGACGGTGCCCCGGGCCACGATGATGGGCGACGCCGTACACGCCATGCCGCCGTTCGGCGCGCAGGGCGGCAACACCGCACTGCGCGACGCCGCCCTGCTCGGCCAGCAGCTGGTCGAGGCCCGGGCGGGCGGCATGTCGGTGGAGGAGGCCATCGCCCGCTACCAGGACGAGATGGTGCCCTACGCCTTCCGCGCCGTCGACACCGCCGCCGGACTGATGCGCCGCCTCACCGGGAGCGCGGCCGCACCGCACTGGGTGCTGACCCGCGTGTTACCTCGGTTGCACCGGGTCACCGTGCCGGAGGCATGA